GTTTTAGTAGGTATTGTTTTGATGACCAGTTATTTAAAGTTTATCATAAAATTGGTGAGATTCTCTTCTTGAGAAAGGTTGAGCTTCTTACGCAACCGGTATCTTGCCGCATCTACTCCACGTATCGAGATGTTCAGTAATTTTGCGATTTCTTTAGTTGGCAAATTTAAACGGAGCAAGGCACAGAAACGTAAGTCACCTGAGGTCAAATCCGGATATTGGAGTTTCAAGTTTCGGAAAAAGTTTTCATGAATCCGGTCGAAGTTCGCTTGGAACATACTCCAATTTTCTTCATCGGAAACGATATTGTTGTTAACTAAAGTAAGGAGTTTATCTAAATTTTTACGTGTGTATTGCCCTGATAATTTTTGTTGCTGGATTTCCTCTTTTAAAGAATTTAGAAATTCCTGATGTGCAATATTTGTCATCACCACACTTGAAAGTTCTTTGCTTTTGAATCGTAAATCAGCTTCCAGTTGATTTCTTTCCAATTCAATGATTTTCTTTTCCTGTTGTTGTATCTCTGCTTGATGTGCCAGACGTTGTTGTTCAATCAGCCGGTCTTTTCTCTTTTTTACGGATAAATAAACTATATACTGTAATAAAAATATCAATCCTATTCCTAACCCAATATATGTTCCTATAGCCCAATAGGTCAAATACCACGGCCTTAATACTTCAAAAGGTAATTCTGTAGAAGCCAATACTCCATTCTCATTATAGATTTCTGCCTTAAAATTATACGTGCCGAAAGGCAAACGGGTGTACTTCTTTTGTAAATTGCGGTTATCTTCTACCCATTGCTCTGAAAACCCTTTTAATTGATACCTTACTTTATAAGTATAGTCATTATATACCGGATAACTCAGAGAAAAGCACACCGTATTCAAATCCGGTTCGATTTTATTGTGGGGATGTATAGGTATCAATTTCGTTTTGCCGTTCCATTCATTCATAATTTTTAGTTCGGAAATTTGCAATGAACGTTTTTGGGGGGAAAGGACATGCAAAAGGGAACTGTCCGTTCTTATACGAGCAATCGCATTGTTTAAACATAAATAAGAGCTATGAGTATTTTCGTCATAAATCATTTTAGCTCTTTCTTCTATCGCTAATCCTTTAAATAAAGAAAATGGAATTCTGTTCCGAATACAGAAAACGTTCATTTTGCATTGCACCAAATAAGCCATTTTATCATTAGCAAACCAATAAAAATCTCCGCTTGCGTGGTTTACTGCATGAATGCCTTTCAATTCTGATAGCTGTTCGTTCATTGCTTTATAAGGAATAATCGAATCGTTTAAATCTTCATAGGTATAAAAACTTTCTCCATTGGAAAATATCACCCGACCGTTAATCTTAAAAACAGCAAATTTACCGTTTTTCACTTGGCCTAGCTCTGTGTACTTTCTTATATTTTCTATACGTTTCAAATCTGCGCTAATCCGTAAGCGGTAAAGGCTTTTCCGTAAATGTTCTGCCCAAATGTTTCCTTGGTGATCTATTTCAAAATTTTTAATCATATGATTGAATCCCTCCAACGAACGGACAAAATACCAACTTCCCGACGAGGTGGCTTTATATAAGACCAGGGGTACATAAGTTCCTTCCAAAAGGAAGGATTCTTCTTTCATATTTATTTTATTCAGGCACATAGCTCCTTTTATATCAGAAATTAATGAAGCGTGTAATCCGTTTATAAGAAAAGTACCTTTATTATGTCCGCAAAAAATCTGTTTATCCAGTTCTTTTATATACCAAGCCTGTTCTCCTAGTCCGGGCACGAGTTCGGTTTGATCCCCTTTTACCCGGTAAAGTCCTTGGTTAGAAGCTATGTAGGCTTCATTTTCTTTGATAAGTATATCGTATACCATCCCGATTTTACGATGGGGCGGCTCATAATAATAGACCAGTGAATTATTTTGTATATAGGTAATACCTTCGTCTTGAGCTACCCAGATATTATTGTCGGCATCGCAACATAAGCCCAACACCGTATTATTCAAGAGATGGCTGTCTGTATTTTCACTCCAAAGTAATTTCCCCTCTTTATCTAAGGCATAGATGCCATTAGAAAGAGTACCTATTATATAGCAACTGTCTTTTGTCATGATTGCTCGGTTCACCGTATATTTTTCCAAATCTGCATCACATTCCGTATGCCATTTTTTGATAGTTCCTTTCCGGTAAATAAACCCTCCGCTATTTCTTGTCAGTAGTAAAACATCTTCTCCGTAAGGAACTCCTGCTATTACATCACTGTTTCCTAATACCTCCCGGTTAATTAATTCTTTGAATTCTCTGCCGGTAAAAACAAATAGCCCTTTATTAATTAGTTGAGAATAAAATGTATTTCCTACTTGGAATAAATTAAGCGGAAGTGTTTTCAGCCGGACACCTTCTACTGAACGACCGTTATAAAAGAACAAAGAACCGAAAGAATGGAAAACAATCTCTTCCTCTACGGGCATGATATTCCATATTTCGTCGTTGTGAAACTTAAAGTCTTTCACTTCATTTTTTAAGGAATGGTACACTAAAGTATTTAATGAGTCTCGTTCAAAATATCCGAATTCCTCGTAAGAGCCTACAAAAATTTTCCCTTCTTTACCTACATAGACTGAGCGTACAATATCTTTTGTAGGCAATTCATATAAATTCCATCTATTTCCATCAAATTCCAGTAATCCCTTATTATTTCCAAAATACATTATTCCTTTTTCATCTTGAGCAATGGACCAGTTTTGGATCCCTGCATTATAATGAGAAACAGAGTAGCTCCGGCTGACAGGTGAAAATGGAATAGGAGCTCCTTGTAACAAACTGCTAAAGAGAAAAAATAATGAAAGTAGTCTTGTTATTCTCATTGACATTATTTTAAAGGAAACGGTCAGTAAAAAATACATCTTTTTATGTTTCATGAAGAACAAATTTATAAATTATCTTTCTTATAAACAGTAAGATAAGCTGTTAAAATACAATATTATTTATTTAATTGGCGACTACAAAGGTAAATATATTCCGGATATGGTTTTTTACTTTTGCCTATGGGATGTGAAATTCATCGGATCGAACGTATGAGTTAAAAGTGACCGGTTTAAAAAAACATCTTTTTCTATTTAACTGTTTTTTAGTATACCTGTCGGGGTGAATAACCGCATGAGTATTTTCTAAGTAAAAAGAACCAAATTACCGCAGCATGAATAGAAAAGGAAAATATGTTTTTTGTGTGTTTTGCTGGTTGTTTCCGGCAATTATATATGCACAGAACACCGTAGAATATGATTTGTATGTAAAAGATACGTTAGTAAATTATACCGGCAAAACTAAAAAAGCATTGGCTATTAACGGGCGGCTACCTGCTCCTACGTTATATTTCACAGAAGGGGATACGGCCGTCATACGGGTTCATAACCTGCTGGAACACCCTACCTCCATTCATTGGCATGGAATTTTAGTTCCCAATGAACAAGATGGCGTGCCTTACCTTACAACAGCTCCTGTGGAACCGGGGACTATCCATATTTATAAATTTCCTATTATTCAAAATGGCACGTACTGGTATCATTCCCATGAAGGGTTACAAGAACAGGAAGGGCTTTACGGAGCTTTTATTATCCGTAAACGGGCGGATGCGCCAGATATTCGTTTACAGGATACTATTCCGGATTATACGTTAGTATTGAGCGACTGGACAAACCGCAGTGCCGGGGAAGTGAATCGTTGGTTGCATATCGGTTCAGACTGGTTTTCTATAAAAAAGGGGAGTGTACAAAGTTATTGGGAGGCAATCAGGCAACATGCTTTCAAAACCAAGCTGGTCAATGAATGGAAACGGATGACGGCGATGGATGTGAGCGATGTGTATTACGATTGTTTCCTTTCCAATGGGGAGCGTGATGCTTATTTTTCTTCTTTAAAGCCGGGGGATAAAGTGCGAATCCGTATCGTTAACGGAGCTGCTTCTACTTATTTCTGGCTCCGGTATGCCGGAGGGAAAATTACTGTAGTTGCCAGTGACGGGAAAGAGGTTGAACCGGTAGAGGTAGATCGAATGATTATTGCCGTATCGGAAACATATGATGTTATTTTAACTATCCCCTCTCAACCAGGGAGATATGAACTACAGGCAACTGCCGAAGACCGGTCGGGCTCTACTTCTTTATGGTTGGGCTATGGACTTATGCACGGTATGGAACCGCTTCCTCCTTTAAACTATTTTGCCGGTATGGAAATGATGAATAAGATGATGAAGATGAACGGGGATATGGATAATATGGGAATGAAAATGACTCTTCAAAAGATGGATATGAATGAGGTGATGTACCCGGAAACGGCATCGTCTTCTTCACCGGAAATGCATTCGCATACGGGGCATTCGAATGGGAACCATTCCGGCAGGCAGATGGACATGTCTATGGGGAATATGGCTACGAAGCACGATATGTCCATGAAACAGGATACAGGGATGTCTTCTATGGAATCTCCTTCTATTAAGACGTTAAATTACGGAATGCTAAAATCTGTTGTGCCCACCAATTTGCCATCCGATGTGCCCGTTAAGGAAATCCGTCTCGATTTAACGGGGAATATGGAGAGATATGTATGGTCTCTAAATAACAAAACGCTTTCCGAAGCCGATAAGATAATGATAAAAGAAGGGGAGAATGTCCGTGTCGTCATGTATAATAATACCATGATGCGTCATCCGATGCATCTTCACGGGCATTTCTTCCGGGTAAAAAACGGGAAGGGGAATTACGAGCCGTTGAAGTTTACGCTTGACTTGATGCCGATGGAAACGGATACGATTGAATTTAATGCGGATGAAAAGAGCCGGGGAAACTGGTTCTTTCATTGCCACGTCCTTTATCACATGATGAGTGGGATGGGCCGTGTTTTCCGATATGAGGATTCTCCGCCGAATCCTCAATTACCTGACCCCAAATGGGCGATGCGTCAAGTTTATAGACCGGACAGGAGATATTATTTCACTATCCGGAACGATTTTGCCACCAACGGAAATATCGGAAATTTGGAATTGAGCAGTACCCGCTGGGGATTTCAAGGAGAATGGCAGATCGGATATAAAGATAGCCGGGGCTATGAAGGAGAAGTCCGTTTCGGGAGGTATTTTGGGAAAAAACAATGGTGGTTCCCGTATGTGGGTATGAATGCTCGTTACCGGAAAGGAGAACGTCATGAAAAGAATCTTTTCGGA
The genomic region above belongs to Parabacteroides pacaensis and contains:
- a CDS encoding triple tyrosine motif-containing protein; the encoded protein is MRITRLLSLFFLFSSLLQGAPIPFSPVSRSYSVSHYNAGIQNWSIAQDEKGIMYFGNNKGLLEFDGNRWNLYELPTKDIVRSVYVGKEGKIFVGSYEEFGYFERDSLNTLVYHSLKNEVKDFKFHNDEIWNIMPVEEEIVFHSFGSLFFYNGRSVEGVRLKTLPLNLFQVGNTFYSQLINKGLFVFTGREFKELINREVLGNSDVIAGVPYGEDVLLLTRNSGGFIYRKGTIKKWHTECDADLEKYTVNRAIMTKDSCYIIGTLSNGIYALDKEGKLLWSENTDSHLLNNTVLGLCCDADNNIWVAQDEGITYIQNNSLVYYYEPPHRKIGMVYDILIKENEAYIASNQGLYRVKGDQTELVPGLGEQAWYIKELDKQIFCGHNKGTFLINGLHASLISDIKGAMCLNKINMKEESFLLEGTYVPLVLYKATSSGSWYFVRSLEGFNHMIKNFEIDHQGNIWAEHLRKSLYRLRISADLKRIENIRKYTELGQVKNGKFAVFKINGRVIFSNGESFYTYEDLNDSIIPYKAMNEQLSELKGIHAVNHASGDFYWFANDKMAYLVQCKMNVFCIRNRIPFSLFKGLAIEERAKMIYDENTHSSYLCLNNAIARIRTDSSLLHVLSPQKRSLQISELKIMNEWNGKTKLIPIHPHNKIEPDLNTVCFSLSYPVYNDYTYKVRYQLKGFSEQWVEDNRNLQKKYTRLPFGTYNFKAEIYNENGVLASTELPFEVLRPWYLTYWAIGTYIGLGIGLIFLLQYIVYLSVKKRKDRLIEQQRLAHQAEIQQQEKKIIELERNQLEADLRFKSKELSSVVMTNIAHQEFLNSLKEEIQQQKLSGQYTRKNLDKLLTLVNNNIVSDEENWSMFQANFDRIHENFFRNLKLQYPDLTSGDLRFCALLRLNLPTKEIAKLLNISIRGVDAARYRLRKKLNLSQEENLTNFMINFK
- a CDS encoding multicopper oxidase domain-containing protein; amino-acid sequence: MNRKGKYVFCVFCWLFPAIIYAQNTVEYDLYVKDTLVNYTGKTKKALAINGRLPAPTLYFTEGDTAVIRVHNLLEHPTSIHWHGILVPNEQDGVPYLTTAPVEPGTIHIYKFPIIQNGTYWYHSHEGLQEQEGLYGAFIIRKRADAPDIRLQDTIPDYTLVLSDWTNRSAGEVNRWLHIGSDWFSIKKGSVQSYWEAIRQHAFKTKLVNEWKRMTAMDVSDVYYDCFLSNGERDAYFSSLKPGDKVRIRIVNGAASTYFWLRYAGGKITVVASDGKEVEPVEVDRMIIAVSETYDVILTIPSQPGRYELQATAEDRSGSTSLWLGYGLMHGMEPLPPLNYFAGMEMMNKMMKMNGDMDNMGMKMTLQKMDMNEVMYPETASSSSPEMHSHTGHSNGNHSGRQMDMSMGNMATKHDMSMKQDTGMSSMESPSIKTLNYGMLKSVVPTNLPSDVPVKEIRLDLTGNMERYVWSLNNKTLSEADKIMIKEGENVRVVMYNNTMMRHPMHLHGHFFRVKNGKGNYEPLKFTLDLMPMETDTIEFNADEKSRGNWFFHCHVLYHMMSGMGRVFRYEDSPPNPQLPDPKWAMRQVYRPDRRYYFTIRNDFATNGNIGNLELSSTRWGFQGEWQIGYKDSRGYEGEVRFGRYFGKKQWWFPYVGMNARYRKGERHEKNLFGQRYKKDSRLAGDLGVRYTLPLLFILDARIDTDAKVLLQLERDDIPLSSRLRMNLMANTDKEYTVGLRYIVTPYWGIGLNYDSELKFGVGISLNY